One genomic segment of Musa acuminata AAA Group cultivar baxijiao chromosome BXJ3-3, Cavendish_Baxijiao_AAA, whole genome shotgun sequence includes these proteins:
- the LOC135632473 gene encoding pectinesterase inhibitor 7-like gives MARAMPFSLAFLLAVICYSTCAVTSAGSPTDFVRSSCSATRYPDLCFRCLASYAPAVRHSPRQLARAAMAVSADRARSASTYVSRIIAGAKSVRPRDAGAVRDCLENMADSVDRLRRSAEELDLLGGAGSPEFAWHMSNVRTWCSAALTDENTCLDSLEEHCSGGIRSAIRPKVVEVAQMTSNALALVNRVWSK, from the coding sequence atggcAAGAGCAATGCCCTTCTCACTCGCCTTCCTCCTTGCTGTAATCTGCTACTCAACCTGTGCAGTGACCTCCGCTGGCTCTCCTACCGACTTCGTCCGCTCATCTTGCAGCGCCACGCGATATCCCGATCTCTGCTTCCGGTGCCTCGCCTCGTACGCCCCGGCGGTACGCCACAGCCCGCGGCAGCTGGCGCGGGCGGCCATGGCCGTGAGCGCCGACCGGGCTCGCTCCGCCTCGACCTACGTCTCCCGCATCATCGCCGGGGCCAAGTCGGTGAGGCCCAGGGACGCGGGCGCCGTCCGGGACTGCCTCGAGAACATGGCCGACAGCGTGGACAGGCTACGGAGGTCGGCGGAGGAGCTGGACCTGCTGGGCGGGGCGGGGTCGCCGGAGTTCGCCTGGCACATGAGCAACGTCCGCACGTGGTGCAGCGCCGCCCTCACGGACGAGAACACGTGCTTGGATAGCCTGGAGGAGCACTGCTCCGGCGGCATCAGGTCGGCGATCCGGCCGAAGGTGGTCGAGGTGGCTCAGATGACCAGCAATGCGCTGGCCCTCGTGAACCGGGTTTGGTCCAAATAA
- the LOC103979515 gene encoding kinesin-like protein KIN-1, with protein MVNVTVCVRFRPLSLSEKRLHGDSICIQALNTQSFTFKDEKEEDITFCFDRVFYQDSEQVDVYDFLAMSIIEGAVNAINGTIIAYGQTGAGKTYSMEGLGVLDGDRNKKGLLPRVVDGIFEFLQSLVEMTKWTVKLSMVEIYMDKIRDLFDLSKDNIQIKENKCQGIFLLGATEIPITNSTEALQCLCHGIANRAVGETQMNLASSRSHCVYIFSVQQESRTNGRSKTGKIVLVDLAGSEKADRTGAGGIVLEEAKSINKSLSALGNVINALTAGKVNHIPYRDSKLTRILQDALGGNSRTALLCCCSPSPSNVSESLSTLRFGARHVRELLISYCRAKLLKSSPRANMSDAKDNMEQIIDCESLDYKSEKLLEKLRQNLNEEDVDMLDELLTLEGIFFDPQSTEEIESAIEDVTIRTISALHQAVEDLKDRNDMLMMENHTLKADLTAARLALNNANTVPNASLFGKARELLISYLPSFNFTLRRYS; from the exons ATGGTCAATGTAACAGTTTGTGTGAGGTTTAGACCCTTGAGTCTTAGTGAGAAAAGACTTCATGGCGATAGTATCTGCATTCAGGCTTTGAACACTCAGTCTTTTACATTCAAG GATGAGAAGGAAGAAGATATTACATTTTGCTTTGACAGAGTCTTCTATCAAGATTCTGAGCAAGTAGATGTCTATGACTTTCTTGCTATGTCGATAATTGAAG GGGCTGTGAATGCAATAAATGGAACCATTATCGCTTATGGACAG ACTGGAGCTGGGAAAACATACAGCATGGaa GGCCTTGGTGTCTTAGATGGAGATCGAAACAAGAAAGGATTGCTTCCACGCGTTGTTGATGGGATTTTTGAATTCCTGCAATCTTTGGTGGAAATGACTAAGTGGACAGTCAAGTTGTCAATG GTTGAGATTTATATGGACAAAATAAG GGATCTTTTTGATTTATCAAAGGATAACATACAAATTAAGGAGAATAAGTGCCAAGGCATATTTCTTTTGGGAGCAACTGAG ATCCCAATCACAAACTCTACAGAAGCCTTGCAGTGCCTTTGT CATGGAATTGCCAATAGAGCTGTTGGTGAGACAC AAATGAATTTGGCCAGTAGCAGGAGCCATTGTGTCTACATATTTTCAGTTCAGCAGGAATCTAGAACAAATGGAAG GTCGAAAACTGGAAAAATTGTTCTTGTGGACTTAGCTGGTTCTGAGAAAGCTGATAGAACTGGTGCTGGTGGAATAGTCCTTGAAGAGGCCAAGAGCATAAATAAGTCCCTCTCAGCACTAGGGAATGTGATTAATGCTCTGACAGCTG GAAAAGTGAACCATATTCCTTACAGGGATTCCAAACTTACCCGGATTCTGCAAGATGCACTA GGTGGAAACTCCAGAACTGCTTTGCTTTGTTGCTGCTCGCCTAGCCCATCAAATGTTTCAGAAAGCCTCTCCACACTTCGGTTTGGAGCTAGGCATGTTCGGGAATTATTAAT TTCTTACTGCAGGGCAAAGCTTCTAAAATCTTCACCAAGAGCCAACATGAGTGATGCAAAGGACAACATGGAACAGATTATTGATTGTGAATCTCTAGACTACAAAAGTGAAAAACTATTGGAAAAG CTAAGGCAGAATCTCAATGAGGAAGATGTTGACATGTTGGATGAGTTGCTTACACTGGAGGGAATCTTCTTTGATCCTCAATCGACTGAAGAAATTGAATCAGCAATTGAAGATGTAACCATCAGAACAATTTCAGCATTGCATCAAGCAGTTGAAGATCTTAAGGACAGAAATGACATG CTGATGATGGAGAATCATACTCTGAAAGCTGACCTCACAGCTGCTCGGCTAGCTCTAAACAATGCCAACACTGTCCCAAATGCATCTTTGTTTGGCAAAGCCAGAGAACTTTTGATCTCATATCTACCTTCATTTAACTTCACTCTGAGAAG GTACAGTTGA
- the LOC135633883 gene encoding probable calcium-binding protein CML7: protein MGKEELTEEQVASMREAFTLFDADGDGRIAASELGILMRSLGGNPTQTQLKEIAASEGLTAPFDFPRFLDLMRKYLRPEPFDRQLRDAFRVLDKDATGTVAVADLRHVLTSIGEKLEPDEFDEWIREVEVAPDGTIHYEDFILRMVAK from the coding sequence ATGGGGAAGGAGGAGCTTACAGAGGAGCAGGTGGCGTCGATGCGAGAGGCATTCACCCTGTTCGACGCGGACGGGGACGGGCGGATCGCTGCGTCCGAATTGGGGATCCTGATGCGCTCCCTGGGCGGCAACCCCACGCAGACCCAGCTGAAGGAGATCGCCGCCTCGGAGGGCCTCACCGCCCCCTTCGATTTCCCCCGCTTCCTAGACCTCATGCGCAAGTACCTCCGTCCGGAGCCCTTCGACCGCCAGCTCCGTGACGCCTTCCGCGTCCTCGACAAGGACGCCACCGGCACCGTCGCCGTTGCCGATCTCCGCCACGTCCTCACCAGCATTGGCGAGAAGCTTGAGCCCGACGAGTTCGATGAGTGGATCCGCGAGGTGGAGGTCGCCCCTGACGGCACCATCCATTACGAGGACTTCATCCTTCGCATGGTCGCCAAGTGA